Proteins encoded in a region of the Podarcis muralis chromosome 6, rPodMur119.hap1.1, whole genome shotgun sequence genome:
- the PBLD gene encoding phenazine biosynthesis-like domain-containing protein has product MQISIFTVDAFTDQPFSGNPAAVCLLEDELEEGWHQKIATEMNLSETAFIRKLDPTDDFTRSSHFGLRWFTPAKEVPLCGHATLASAAVLFHNKKNVNSTLTFITLSGELNARQAGDRIILDLPLYPTYPQDFQEVEKLVKAAVGDMNVQDVRYSPDTKKLLVCLSDAYGRSDLEKIQVNGQELLLAEKTGKVQGLIVTIKGDFHGKHESYDFFSRYFAPWVGILEDPVTGSAHTVLSSYWSQQLGKKEMCAFQCSARGGKLKILLRPDGRVDVSGQTVIVLKGFLTI; this is encoded by the exons gaactGGAAGAAGGTTGGCACCAAAAAATCGCAACAGAAATGAACCTCTCAGAAACGGCATTCATCAGAAAACTGGATCCTACTGATGACTTTACAAGAA GTTCCCATTTTGGATTAAGGTGGTTTACACCAGCTAAGGAGGTCCCACTCTGTGGCCACGCTACCCTTGCCTCAGCAGCTGTGTTATTCCACAACAAGA aaaatgtgAATTCAACCCTCACTTTTATAACTCTGAGTGGAGAATTAAATGCCAGACAAGCAGGCGATCGTATTATCCTGGACTTACCTCTTTATCCTACTTATCCACAG GATTTCCAGGAAGTGGAAAAGTTAGTGAAG GCAGCTGTAGGCGATATGAATGTTCAAGATGTTCGCTATTCTCCTGACACAAAGAAGCTCCTTGTCTGCCTCAGTGATGCTTATGGAAG GTCTGATTTGGAGAAAATACAAGTGAATGGCCAAGAACTTTTGCTGGCTGAGAAGACTGGGAAAGTCCAAGGATTAATAGTCACAATTAAAGGAGATTTCCACGGAAAACATGAAAGCTATGACTTTTTCTCTCGATACTTTGCTCCATGGGTTGGAATTTTAGAAGATCCTGTcacag gATCTGCTCATACTGTCTTAAGTAGTTACTGGTCACAACAACTGGGGAAAAAGGAAATGTGTG CATTTCAGTGTTCTGCTCGTGGAGGAAAGTTGAAGATTCTGCTTCGGCCTGATGGAAGAGTAGACGTCAGTGGCCAAACAGTCATTGTGTTGAAGGGTTTTTTGACCATTTAA